A genome region from Pseudomonas helmanticensis includes the following:
- the lpxO gene encoding lipid A hydroxylase LpxO — MKLIIAAIYVISIAYVHLRGRVRHKLGRQLSDHSTFLAPINCFLYLFSKKPNKPFLDPAEFPDLSPLQAHWQEIREEGQNLLRAGEIKRSNQYDDVGFNSFFKTGWKRFYLKWYGESHPSAMKLCPRTTELVQSIGSIKAAMFAELPPGSKLVRHRDPYAGSYRYHLGLETPNDAGCYINVDGENYHWRDGEAVMFDETFIHYAENTTDQNRIILFCDIERPLKYRWAAAFNSWFSRTVMSAAGAPNDAGDRTGGINRLFTKIYKIRLRGKELKKRNRKLYYMEKWAIFGSLLAIFILI; from the coding sequence GTGAAACTCATCATTGCTGCTATTTATGTCATTTCGATTGCATACGTTCATCTTCGTGGCCGTGTGCGTCACAAACTGGGTCGCCAACTCAGCGATCACTCGACGTTTCTCGCGCCGATCAACTGCTTCCTTTACCTGTTCTCGAAAAAGCCCAACAAGCCTTTTCTCGATCCGGCGGAATTTCCTGATCTGAGCCCGTTGCAGGCGCATTGGCAGGAGATTCGCGAAGAAGGCCAGAATTTGCTGCGCGCCGGCGAGATCAAGCGCTCGAACCAGTACGATGACGTCGGCTTCAACTCGTTCTTCAAAACCGGCTGGAAGCGTTTCTACCTGAAGTGGTACGGCGAAAGCCATCCGTCCGCCATGAAACTGTGCCCGCGCACCACTGAACTGGTGCAAAGCATCGGTTCGATCAAGGCGGCGATGTTTGCCGAGTTGCCACCGGGTTCGAAACTGGTGCGCCACCGTGATCCCTATGCCGGCTCCTACCGCTATCACCTGGGCCTGGAAACGCCGAACGATGCCGGTTGCTACATCAACGTCGACGGCGAGAACTATCACTGGCGCGACGGCGAAGCGGTGATGTTCGACGAGACCTTCATTCATTACGCGGAAAACACCACCGACCAGAACCGGATCATCCTGTTTTGTGACATCGAGCGTCCGCTGAAGTACCGCTGGGCGGCGGCGTTCAACAGCTGGTTCAGTCGCACCGTGATGTCGGCGGCGGGTGCGCCGAACGATGCCGGTGACCGCACCGGTGGTATCAATCGCCTTTTCACCAAAATCTACAAGATTCGTTTGCGTGGCAAAGAGCTGAAAAAACGCAATCGCAAGCTGTACTACATGGAAAAGTGGGCGATCTTCGGCAGTTTGCTGGCGATCTTCATTCTGATCTGA
- a CDS encoding RimK family protein, with protein sequence MSAVQGHWREVSEQSLPTATFLNSTVRTSSQVLIIVERKEDWASYFPSEDIITAQEYLEQTREGEAGKRVQVINLCRSYKYLGHGYYCSLLAEARGHKVIPSVRTISELTKKSLYGLALDDLDKTLEKALSHHLYSDTEGFTLTLYFGRTHIEPLQDLARQLFEVFPCPILLVEFRRTNGWHIEGIKSGALHKLRDDQEDQFANALDSFSRKVWRVPRSRQVARYDLAILHDPQEALPPSNSKALENFVRVGKGMGIDVELIERKDYARLAEYDGLLIRETTSVDNHTYRFAKKAESEGLVVMDDPASILRCTNKVYLTDLLNSHQLGMPATEILYKERPEDFERVGERLGFPLVLKIPDGCFSRGVIKVESQQALLEATAELFEHSVLLLAQEFFYTEYDWRIGVLNRKPIFACQYFMSKGHWQIYNHKAKGQDINGECRTLAVHEAPRAVVELAVKTANLIGDGLYGVDLKQAGNKVVVIEVNDNPNLDAGIEDAYLQDDLYSLVLEEFVRRLELKRRGQAW encoded by the coding sequence ATGTCAGCGGTACAGGGTCATTGGCGCGAAGTATCCGAGCAAAGTTTGCCGACGGCAACTTTTTTAAATTCAACGGTTAGAACTTCCAGTCAGGTGCTGATCATTGTCGAGCGCAAGGAAGACTGGGCTTCGTACTTCCCCAGCGAAGACATCATCACGGCGCAGGAATACCTTGAGCAAACCCGTGAAGGCGAGGCGGGCAAGCGGGTTCAGGTGATCAATCTGTGCCGCAGTTACAAGTATCTGGGCCACGGCTACTACTGCTCGCTGCTGGCTGAAGCTCGCGGCCACAAGGTTATTCCATCGGTACGTACGATCAGTGAACTGACTAAAAAATCACTCTACGGCCTGGCCCTGGACGACCTGGATAAAACTCTCGAAAAAGCCCTGAGTCATCATCTCTATAGCGATACAGAAGGCTTCACGCTGACACTTTATTTTGGCCGGACACATATCGAACCCTTGCAGGATCTCGCTCGTCAGTTATTTGAAGTGTTTCCCTGTCCGATCCTGCTAGTTGAGTTTCGTCGAACCAATGGTTGGCACATAGAGGGCATAAAGTCCGGTGCCTTGCACAAGTTACGCGATGATCAGGAAGACCAGTTTGCCAATGCTCTGGACAGTTTCAGTCGTAAAGTCTGGCGTGTGCCGCGTTCACGGCAAGTGGCCCGATATGACCTGGCGATCCTGCATGATCCGCAAGAAGCATTACCCCCTTCGAACAGCAAGGCGCTGGAAAACTTCGTGCGGGTGGGCAAGGGCATGGGCATCGATGTCGAACTGATCGAACGCAAGGACTACGCGCGTCTGGCCGAGTACGACGGTTTATTGATCCGCGAAACCACCAGTGTCGACAACCATACCTACCGTTTTGCGAAAAAGGCTGAAAGCGAGGGGCTGGTGGTGATGGACGACCCAGCGTCGATCTTGCGTTGTACCAACAAGGTTTATCTGACCGACCTGCTCAACAGCCATCAGTTGGGCATGCCCGCCACCGAAATTCTCTACAAGGAGCGACCCGAGGACTTTGAGCGAGTTGGCGAACGTCTGGGCTTTCCGCTGGTACTGAAGATCCCCGACGGCTGTTTTTCGCGCGGCGTGATCAAGGTCGAAAGCCAGCAGGCGCTGCTTGAAGCCACCGCTGAACTGTTCGAGCACTCGGTGCTGTTGCTGGCTCAGGAGTTTTTCTACACCGAGTACGACTGGCGTATCGGCGTCCTCAACCGCAAGCCGATCTTTGCCTGCCAATACTTCATGTCCAAGGGCCACTGGCAGATCTACAACCACAAAGCCAAGGGGCAGGACATCAACGGTGAATGTCGCACCTTGGCGGTTCATGAAGCGCCGCGCGCAGTGGTCGAACTGGCGGTAAAGACGGCCAATCTGATCGGCGATGGTCTCTACGGCGTCGACCTGAAACAGGCGGGCAACAAAGTGGTGGTGATCGAGGTCAACGACAATCCTAACCTCGACGCCGGCATCGAAGACGCTTACCTGCAGGACGATTTGTATTCACTGGTGCTGGAAGAGTTTGTGCGACGGCTGGAGCTGAAGCGTCGCGGCCAGGCCTGGTGA
- a CDS encoding Ku protein, with the protein MARAIWKGAISFGLVHIPVALVSATSSQGVDFDWLDSRSMDPVGYKRVNKVTGKEVTKEHIVKGVAYEKGRYVVLSEEEIRSAHPVSTQTIDIFSFVDAEQIPLQNIDTPYYLAPDKRGGKVYALLRETLSKTNKVALARVVLHTRQYLAALMPLESALVLVKLRWPQEVRSLDELALGSEVTKPQLAKGELDMAKRLVQDMSADWKPEDYKDEFEDKIMALVEKKAHEGKIEDVETVGGEEERKSADVIDLTELLKRSLGGKAAPKPKAKAAPAKKTKKASGN; encoded by the coding sequence ATGGCTCGGGCAATCTGGAAAGGCGCGATCAGTTTCGGACTGGTACACATCCCCGTCGCGCTGGTCTCGGCGACCTCGTCTCAAGGCGTCGATTTCGACTGGCTCGACAGCCGCAGCATGGATCCGGTGGGCTACAAACGCGTAAACAAAGTGACCGGCAAAGAAGTCACCAAAGAGCACATTGTCAAAGGCGTGGCCTACGAAAAGGGTCGCTATGTGGTGCTTAGCGAAGAAGAAATCCGTTCAGCGCACCCGGTCTCAACGCAAACCATTGATATCTTTTCCTTTGTCGATGCCGAGCAAATCCCCCTGCAAAACATCGACACACCTTATTACTTGGCACCCGACAAGCGCGGCGGCAAGGTGTATGCGCTGCTGCGTGAGACGCTGAGCAAAACCAACAAGGTTGCCCTCGCCCGTGTGGTTTTACATACCCGCCAGTATCTGGCGGCGTTGATGCCGCTGGAATCGGCGCTGGTGCTGGTAAAGCTGCGTTGGCCGCAGGAGGTGCGCAGCCTCGATGAACTGGCACTGGGCAGTGAGGTGACCAAGCCGCAACTGGCCAAAGGTGAGCTGGACATGGCCAAGCGACTGGTGCAGGACATGAGCGCAGACTGGAAACCCGAGGATTACAAGGACGAGTTTGAAGACAAGATCATGGCCCTCGTTGAGAAAAAGGCCCATGAAGGCAAGATCGAAGATGTCGAGACGGTGGGTGGCGAGGAAGAGCGCAAGTCTGCGGATGTGATTGATTTGACGGAACTGCTCAAGCGCAGTCTGGGCGGGAAAGCGGCGCCGAAGCCGAAAGCCAAGGCTGCGCCGGCGAAGAAAACGAAGAAAGCGTCAGGCAACTGA
- a CDS encoding PQQ-dependent sugar dehydrogenase produces MLRKTLLASLCVGALISAPAFAAAPKELQSEQGTLEVTTITQGLEHPWALAFLPDRQGMLVTERPGNLRVVGVDGKLSAPISGVPQVWAKGQGGLLDVVLSPDFRQDRLVYLSYAEGGGAGDKAGTAVGRGRLSDDLKSLKDFKVIFRQEPKLSVGNHFGSRLVFDRDGYLFITLGENNDRPTAQDLDKLQGKVVRIYPDGRVPDDNPFVGQSGVRPEIWSYGHRNPQGAALNPWNGTLWENEHGPRGGDEVNIIERGKNYGWPLATHGINYSMQPIPEAQGKTVEGTVAPHHVWEKSPGVSGMAFYDGDRFKPWQHNAFIGALVTQELIRLQFDGDKVVHEERLLGELKQRIRDVRQGPDGYLYVLTDESNGSLYKLGLKPTP; encoded by the coding sequence ATGTTGCGTAAAACCCTTCTAGCCAGCCTTTGCGTCGGCGCACTGATCAGTGCTCCAGCGTTTGCCGCAGCGCCCAAAGAATTGCAAAGCGAACAGGGCACTCTTGAAGTCACCACGATTACCCAAGGTCTTGAACATCCATGGGCCTTGGCGTTTCTGCCGGATCGCCAAGGCATGCTGGTGACTGAGCGCCCGGGCAACCTGCGGGTGGTGGGTGTCGATGGCAAGCTGTCAGCACCGATCAGCGGTGTGCCGCAAGTCTGGGCCAAGGGCCAGGGTGGTTTGCTCGACGTAGTGTTGTCGCCGGACTTCAGACAGGATCGCCTGGTGTACTTGTCTTACGCCGAGGGCGGCGGTGCTGGCGACAAGGCTGGCACGGCGGTGGGGCGTGGGCGACTGTCGGATGACCTGAAGTCGCTCAAGGATTTCAAAGTGATCTTCCGCCAGGAACCGAAACTTTCGGTAGGCAATCACTTTGGTTCGCGTCTGGTGTTCGACCGTGACGGCTATCTGTTCATCACCCTCGGCGAAAACAACGACCGGCCAACCGCGCAGGACCTCGACAAACTGCAAGGCAAGGTCGTGCGCATCTATCCCGACGGCAGAGTGCCAGACGACAACCCGTTTGTCGGTCAGTCCGGCGTGCGTCCGGAGATCTGGTCCTACGGCCACCGCAACCCGCAAGGCGCAGCACTGAATCCGTGGAACGGCACGCTTTGGGAAAATGAACACGGCCCGCGCGGTGGCGACGAGGTCAACATCATCGAGCGCGGCAAGAACTACGGCTGGCCGTTGGCGACCCATGGCATCAATTATTCCATGCAGCCGATCCCTGAGGCGCAAGGCAAGACCGTCGAAGGCACGGTTGCGCCACATCATGTCTGGGAAAAGTCACCGGGTGTCAGCGGTATGGCGTTCTACGACGGTGACCGCTTCAAACCGTGGCAACACAATGCGTTTATCGGCGCGCTGGTGACGCAGGAACTGATCCGCTTGCAGTTCGATGGCGACAAGGTTGTGCATGAGGAGCGCTTGCTCGGCGAACTCAAACAGCGCATCCGCGACGTACGCCAAGGCCCGGACGGCTACTTGTATGTACTCACGGATGAGTCGAACGGCTCCCTCTACAAACTAGGCCTCAAACCCACACCTTGA
- a CDS encoding magnesium transporter CorA family protein, whose protein sequence is MINSFALSHGALQRVERLDAGVMLFSNPDAAERDLLHSHFKVDEHALASALDPDEVSRIEFHPDHLFLIWKRPENYSGGGSLAFEVSSCGLLFSPGQLLVIATDDTPLHGLGTRQPLNTPLDVLLDLLFNNIHHYLGHLKVIKLVARELQQKFNASMQNQHLVQMFNLSESLIYYINALHSNGAVLTRLRNHAEKQLFSSEAIGLIDDLIIENNQCYKQAEIYSTVFSGLIDARGNLMNNSMNNLLRKLTLINVVFLPLNLIASIGGMSEFSMMTAGTPWWVSYPLFLTVMLLGAGGMLFGLRRLAR, encoded by the coding sequence ATGATCAACAGCTTTGCACTGAGCCACGGCGCGTTGCAGCGGGTCGAACGACTGGACGCCGGGGTGATGCTGTTCAGCAACCCTGACGCGGCCGAGCGTGATCTGCTTCACAGTCATTTCAAGGTCGACGAGCACGCATTGGCCTCGGCGCTGGACCCGGACGAAGTGTCGCGGATCGAGTTTCACCCGGATCATCTGTTCCTGATCTGGAAACGTCCGGAAAATTATTCCGGTGGCGGCAGTCTGGCTTTCGAGGTTTCGTCTTGCGGGTTGTTGTTTTCGCCGGGGCAATTGCTGGTGATTGCCACCGATGACACGCCATTGCATGGCCTCGGCACCCGTCAGCCGTTAAACACACCGCTGGATGTGTTGCTCGATCTGCTGTTCAACAACATCCATCACTACCTCGGCCATTTGAAGGTGATCAAACTGGTCGCCCGTGAGTTGCAGCAGAAATTCAATGCCTCGATGCAGAACCAGCATCTGGTGCAGATGTTCAACCTCAGCGAAAGCCTGATCTATTACATCAACGCCCTGCACAGCAACGGTGCCGTGCTGACACGCCTGCGCAATCATGCCGAGAAACAGCTTTTCAGCAGCGAAGCGATCGGCCTGATCGACGATCTGATTATCGAGAACAACCAGTGCTACAAACAGGCGGAAATCTATTCGACGGTGTTTTCCGGGCTGATCGATGCGCGCGGCAATCTGATGAACAACAGCATGAACAACCTGTTACGCAAGCTGACGTTGATCAACGTAGTGTTTTTGCCGTTGAACCTGATTGCGAGCATCGGTGGCATGTCGGAATTCAGCATGATGACGGCCGGGACGCCGTGGTGGGTGTCGTATCCGTTGTTTCTGACGGTGATGCTGCTTGGGGCGGGCGGGATGCTGTTTGGTCTGCGGCGGTTGGCCAGATGA
- a CDS encoding MFS transporter, with protein sequence MSAQQQPPQTSMAITLQIVSIVFYTFVAFLCIGLPIAVLPGYVHEQLGFSAIIAGLVIGSQYLATLLSRPMAGRMSDTIGTKRAIIYGLWGIVLSGVLTLISTLLQSFPLTSLLILIVGRLLLGIAQGLIGVGTISWCMGQVGVEHTAKSIGWNGIASYGAIAIGAPLGVVMVAAYGFTSLGIALSVLAAGALLLIRNKPSVPVIRGERLPFWAVFGRIAPFGASLTLASIGYGTLTTFITLYYLNRGWTGAAYCLTVFGVCFILSRLLFISAISRFGGFTSAIACMTIETVGLVMLWLAPSTAFALVGAGLAGFGLSLVYPALGVEAIKQVPSSSRGSGLGAYAVFFDLALAIAGPLMGAVALNLGYSWIFFCAALLSVIGLGLTLLLRRRASS encoded by the coding sequence ATGTCTGCGCAGCAACAGCCCCCACAAACCTCCATGGCGATCACCTTGCAGATCGTCTCCATCGTTTTCTACACGTTTGTCGCCTTCCTCTGCATCGGCCTGCCGATTGCGGTGTTGCCGGGTTACGTGCATGAACAACTGGGTTTCAGCGCGATCATCGCCGGGCTGGTGATCGGCTCGCAGTACCTTGCCACCCTGCTCAGCCGGCCGATGGCCGGGCGCATGTCGGACACCATCGGCACCAAACGGGCGATCATTTACGGTTTGTGGGGGATCGTGCTGAGTGGCGTGCTGACGCTGATTTCGACGTTGCTGCAAAGCTTTCCGCTCACGAGTCTGTTGATCCTGATTGTCGGTCGTCTACTGCTGGGTATCGCTCAGGGGCTGATCGGCGTCGGCACCATCAGTTGGTGCATGGGCCAGGTTGGTGTCGAACACACGGCGAAATCGATTGGCTGGAACGGCATTGCGTCTTACGGTGCGATTGCCATCGGCGCGCCACTGGGCGTGGTGATGGTTGCCGCTTACGGTTTCACCAGCCTCGGTATTGCGCTGTCGGTGCTGGCGGCGGGCGCGCTGCTGCTGATTCGCAACAAACCGTCGGTGCCGGTGATTCGCGGCGAACGGCTGCCGTTTTGGGCAGTGTTCGGGCGGATTGCACCGTTTGGCGCCAGCCTGACGCTGGCCTCGATCGGCTACGGCACGCTGACCACCTTCATCACCCTTTATTACCTCAATCGCGGCTGGACCGGCGCGGCGTACTGCCTGACGGTGTTTGGCGTGTGCTTCATCCTGTCGCGTCTGCTGTTTATCTCGGCGATCAGTCGCTTCGGCGGCTTCACCTCGGCCATCGCCTGCATGACCATCGAAACCGTAGGGCTGGTGATGCTGTGGCTGGCGCCTTCTACTGCTTTTGCCCTGGTCGGCGCCGGACTGGCGGGATTTGGCTTGTCGCTGGTGTATCCGGCGCTGGGTGTCGAGGCGATCAAGCAGGTGCCGAGTTCCAGCCGTGGCTCGGGACTGGGGGCGTATGCGGTGTTTTTTGATCTGGCGCTGGCGATTGCCGGGCCATTGATGGGCGCGGTGGCGTTGAATCTGGGGTATTCGTGGATATTCTTCTGTGCGGCGTTGTTGTCGGTGATCGGTTTGGGGCTGACTTTGCTGCTCAGGCGCCGAGCCTCTTCCTGA
- a CDS encoding ABC-F family ATPase codes for MISTANITMQFGAKPLFENVSVKFGAGNRYGLIGANGCGKSTFMKILGGDLDPTGGQVMLEPNVRLGKLRQDQFAYEEFTVIDTVIMGHEELWKVKAERDRIYSLPEMSEEDGMAVAELETEFAEMDGYTAESRAGELLLGLGIGIEQHFGPMSEVSPGWKLRVLLAQALFSDPEVLLLDEPTNHLDINTIRWLENILTQRSSLMIIISHDRHFLNSVCTHMADLDYGELRLFPGNYDEYMTVATQSREQLLSDNAKKKAQITELQSFVSRFSANASKAKQATSRAKAIDKIQLAEVKPSSRVSPFIRFDQNKKLHRQAVMVEKMAKGFDGKPLFKDFSFQVEAGERVAIIGPNGIGKTTLLRTLVNELTPDAGSIKWTDAAELGYYAQDHAHDFEDDVSLFDWMGQWTQGEQMIRGTLGRMLFSNDEILKSVKVISGGEQGRMLFGKLILQKPNVLIMDEPTNHLDMESIEALNLALENYPGTLIFVSHDREFVSSLATRIIELTPDGVTDFSGTYDDYLRSQGVVF; via the coding sequence TTGATCTCTACAGCTAACATCACGATGCAGTTCGGCGCCAAGCCGCTCTTCGAAAACGTTTCGGTAAAATTCGGCGCGGGCAACCGCTACGGCCTGATCGGCGCCAACGGTTGCGGCAAGTCGACCTTCATGAAAATCCTCGGTGGCGATCTTGATCCGACCGGCGGCCAGGTCATGCTCGAGCCGAACGTGCGTCTGGGTAAATTGCGCCAGGATCAGTTCGCCTACGAAGAATTCACCGTGATCGATACCGTGATCATGGGTCACGAAGAGCTGTGGAAGGTCAAGGCCGAGCGCGACCGCATCTACTCGCTGCCGGAAATGTCTGAAGAAGACGGCATGGCCGTGGCCGAGCTGGAAACCGAATTCGCTGAAATGGACGGTTACACCGCCGAATCCCGTGCCGGTGAGCTGTTGCTGGGCCTGGGCATCGGCATCGAGCAACACTTCGGTCCGATGAGCGAAGTTTCGCCAGGCTGGAAACTGCGTGTATTGCTGGCGCAGGCACTGTTTTCCGATCCGGAAGTGCTGTTGCTCGACGAACCGACCAACCACCTGGACATCAACACCATTCGCTGGCTGGAGAACATCCTGACCCAGCGTAGCAGCCTGATGATCATCATCTCTCACGACCGTCACTTCCTGAACAGCGTGTGCACGCACATGGCTGACCTGGATTACGGCGAGCTGCGCCTGTTCCCGGGCAACTACGACGAGTACATGACCGTGGCGACCCAGTCCCGCGAGCAACTGCTGTCGGACAACGCCAAGAAGAAAGCGCAGATTACCGAGCTGCAATCGTTCGTCAGCCGCTTCTCGGCCAACGCCTCGAAAGCCAAGCAGGCCACGTCCCGCGCCAAAGCGATCGACAAGATCCAGCTGGCCGAGGTCAAGCCTTCGAGCCGTGTCAGCCCGTTCATCCGTTTCGATCAGAACAAGAAGCTGCACCGCCAGGCTGTCATGGTCGAGAAGATGGCCAAAGGTTTCGACGGCAAGCCGCTGTTCAAGGACTTCAGCTTCCAGGTTGAAGCTGGCGAGCGCGTAGCGATCATCGGTCCGAACGGTATCGGCAAGACCACCCTGCTGCGCACCCTGGTCAATGAACTGACCCCGGACGCGGGTAGCATCAAGTGGACCGATGCCGCCGAGCTGGGCTACTACGCCCAGGATCACGCTCACGACTTCGAAGACGACGTCAGCCTGTTCGACTGGATGGGTCAATGGACTCAGGGCGAACAGATGATTCGCGGCACTTTGGGCCGCATGCTGTTCTCCAACGACGAGATCCTCAAGTCGGTCAAAGTGATTTCCGGTGGTGAGCAAGGTCGCATGCTGTTCGGCAAGCTGATCCTGCAAAAGCCGAACGTGCTGATCATGGACGAACCGACCAACCACTTGGACATGGAATCGATCGAGGCGCTGAACCTGGCGCTGGAAAACTACCCGGGCACGCTGATCTTCGTCAGCCACGACCGTGAGTTCGTATCGTCCCTGGCCACGCGCATCATCGAGCTGACGCCGGATGGCGTGACCGACTTCAGCGGCACCTACGATGACTACCTGCGTAGCCAGGGTGTGGTGTTCTAA
- a CDS encoding peptidase C39 family protein, translated as MSAVFRLAVVEDLPALLALEMQCFTTDRLTSRSFQWMITRANGQLLVAESSGQLLGYALVLFHRGTSLARLYSIAIAAESRGSGLGKQLLQRIEVVALEHDCAYLRLEVRTDNPAAIALYERNGYRRFAVIHDYYEDHADALRLEKRILEHRDSRSIKVPYYPQTTEFTCGPACLLMAMGALQAQRLLERREELQIWREATTVFMTSGHGGCSPQGLALAAWRRGFKVRLQLSLTGALFLDGVRDAHKKDVMRLVHEEFMAQLAECDVEQVIGVALDLPRLLAAGGQPLVLISSYRLTRSKSPHWVMVTDCDEDFVYLHDPDVDHSQHRQPMDCQHVPVSHEEFEKMCRFGREKLRSAVVLFSRET; from the coding sequence ATGAGTGCTGTTTTTCGTTTGGCGGTAGTTGAAGATTTGCCGGCGTTGCTGGCATTGGAAATGCAATGCTTCACTACCGATCGGCTCACCAGTCGCAGCTTCCAGTGGATGATCACCCGGGCTAACGGACAGTTGCTGGTGGCAGAATCCAGCGGCCAGTTGCTGGGTTACGCACTGGTGTTGTTTCATCGCGGCACATCACTGGCGCGGTTGTACTCGATTGCCATTGCCGCCGAGTCGCGCGGCAGCGGATTGGGCAAACAACTGCTGCAACGGATCGAGGTCGTTGCCCTTGAGCATGATTGCGCCTACCTGAGGCTGGAAGTACGCACTGACAACCCGGCTGCGATTGCCCTGTACGAGCGCAACGGCTACCGGCGCTTCGCGGTGATTCACGATTACTACGAAGACCATGCCGATGCACTGCGCCTGGAAAAACGCATCCTCGAGCATCGCGACTCGCGCAGCATCAAAGTGCCCTACTACCCGCAAACCACCGAATTTACCTGCGGCCCGGCCTGCCTGCTGATGGCCATGGGTGCGTTACAGGCCCAGCGTTTACTGGAACGTCGCGAGGAACTGCAGATCTGGCGTGAAGCGACCACGGTGTTCATGACTTCCGGCCATGGCGGATGCAGCCCGCAAGGATTGGCGCTGGCCGCTTGGCGACGGGGTTTTAAGGTACGCCTGCAGTTGAGTCTGACCGGGGCGTTGTTTCTCGATGGCGTGCGCGATGCGCATAAAAAAGACGTCATGCGCTTGGTGCACGAGGAGTTCATGGCGCAATTGGCGGAGTGCGACGTCGAGCAGGTGATCGGTGTTGCCCTGGACCTCCCGCGGTTACTCGCGGCTGGGGGACAGCCGCTGGTGTTGATCAGCAGCTATCGGCTGACTCGTTCCAAGTCCCCGCACTGGGTGATGGTCACCGACTGTGATGAGGACTTTGTTTATCTGCATGATCCGGATGTCGATCACAGCCAGCATCGCCAGCCGATGGACTGCCAGCACGTGCCTGTCAGCCATGAAGAGTTCGAAAAAATGTGCCGATTTGGCCGGGAAAAGTTGCGTTCAGCAGTCGTCCTGTTCTCCCGCGAAACATAA